Proteins co-encoded in one Planctomycetota bacterium genomic window:
- the thrC gene encoding threonine synthase, whose product MKVRTDIAHQACIKPACGATFGVEEPLFECPKCGNLLDVRYNWSKAALPRRLKDFEAKWADQADPLAFSGVWRFHELIPFAAREHIITVGEGRTILQRADRVAPYVGLGAGRLFLQYEGLNPSGSFKDNGMTAAYSHAHRVGAKRAICASTGNTSASVALYSAVDGRIPAVVLVGSGKIAYGKLAQALDYGVRVLQVEGDFDVCMQRVKEVARELQIYLMNSLNPFRLEGQKTIMYRILEGLGWEAPDWIVVPGGNLGNSSAFGKAFKELQELGLIKRPPRIAVINAAGADTLYRIVNEEKVCWNDGRVDEARIAAFYERMEAENRRAKTLASAIEINRPVNLAKCLRAIEWTDGIVETVTDQEILDSKAQVGAGGFGCEPASAASVAGARKLRAAGVIGAGDRVACVLTGHALKDPNLTVAYHSLADEALRERYGDYGVRAAKHANRPIVVPDDLKKIIEAIQA is encoded by the coding sequence ATCAAAGTCCGGACCGACATTGCGCATCAGGCGTGCATCAAGCCGGCGTGCGGGGCGACGTTCGGCGTCGAGGAGCCGCTCTTCGAGTGCCCGAAGTGCGGGAACCTGCTGGACGTGCGGTACAACTGGTCGAAGGCCGCCCTGCCCCGGCGGCTGAAAGATTTCGAGGCGAAGTGGGCCGATCAGGCCGACCCGCTCGCGTTCTCGGGCGTCTGGCGGTTCCACGAACTCATTCCCTTTGCCGCGCGCGAGCACATCATCACGGTCGGCGAAGGGCGGACGATCCTTCAGCGGGCGGACCGCGTCGCGCCATACGTGGGCCTCGGGGCCGGCCGTCTCTTCCTCCAGTACGAAGGCCTGAACCCGTCCGGCAGTTTCAAAGACAACGGGATGACCGCGGCGTACAGCCACGCGCACCGCGTCGGGGCGAAGCGCGCGATCTGCGCCTCGACCGGCAACACGAGCGCGTCGGTCGCGCTCTATAGCGCCGTGGACGGACGGATCCCGGCCGTCGTCCTGGTCGGGAGCGGGAAGATCGCCTACGGCAAACTCGCCCAGGCGCTCGACTACGGCGTGCGGGTGCTCCAGGTCGAAGGCGATTTCGACGTGTGCATGCAGCGCGTCAAAGAGGTCGCAAGGGAACTTCAGATTTACCTCATGAATTCCCTGAACCCGTTCCGCCTCGAGGGGCAGAAGACGATCATGTATCGCATCCTCGAGGGCCTCGGATGGGAGGCGCCCGACTGGATCGTCGTCCCGGGTGGAAACCTCGGGAACTCGTCGGCCTTCGGCAAGGCGTTCAAGGAACTCCAGGAACTCGGCCTCATCAAGCGGCCGCCGCGGATAGCGGTCATTAACGCGGCGGGCGCCGACACGCTCTACCGTATCGTGAACGAGGAGAAGGTTTGCTGGAACGACGGCCGCGTGGACGAGGCTCGCATCGCGGCCTTCTACGAGCGGATGGAGGCCGAGAACCGCCGGGCGAAGACCCTCGCCTCGGCGATCGAGATCAATCGGCCGGTGAATCTCGCCAAGTGCCTGCGGGCGATCGAGTGGACGGACGGCATCGTGGAGACCGTGACGGACCAGGAAATCCTAGACTCCAAGGCCCAGGTGGGCGCGGGCGGATTCGGATGCGAGCCAGCCTCGGCCGCCAGCGTCGCCGGCGCACGGAAACTCCGGGCGGCCGGCGTCATCGGCGCGGGCGACCGCGTCGCCTGCGTCCTGACGGGCCACGCTCTGAAGGACCCGAACCTCACGGTGGCGTATCACAGTCTGGCCGACGAAGCGCTGCGCGAGAGGTACGGCGACTACGGCGTCCGGGCGGCGAAGCACGCGAACCGGCCGATCGTCGTGCCGGACGACCTCAAAAAAATCATCGAGGCCATTCAGGCCTGA